The Virgibacillus phasianinus genome includes a window with the following:
- a CDS encoding PspA/IM30 family protein, translating into MFKFFKRVSTVVSSELNTLLDKAEDPVKMLDQFMRDMAEDIREVEAAVAKQIANEKMLKRKADDAQAMVDKRQKQAEKALNANDEDLARRALQDKGEHEKQAAMLKESWERAKKDSDMLRDKLEEMKKEYQEMKLKKDSLKARAESAKTRTKMNRTMSSIGSDESKAGFERMEEKVMRFEAEAETSDDLSRESRSLDDEFEDLEDSSVDDELAALKKKMGKE; encoded by the coding sequence ATGTTTAAATTTTTTAAACGCGTTTCAACAGTTGTAAGTTCGGAGTTAAATACATTATTGGATAAAGCAGAAGACCCTGTAAAAATGCTGGATCAGTTCATGCGTGATATGGCTGAGGATATTCGTGAAGTAGAGGCAGCAGTAGCAAAACAAATCGCCAATGAAAAAATGCTGAAACGCAAAGCAGACGATGCGCAGGCTATGGTGGATAAACGCCAGAAACAGGCTGAAAAAGCATTAAATGCTAATGACGAAGATTTGGCGCGCCGCGCACTACAGGATAAGGGGGAACATGAAAAACAAGCTGCTATGCTAAAAGAATCATGGGAGCGTGCGAAGAAAGATTCCGACATGCTGCGTGATAAGCTAGAGGAAATGAAAAAAGAATACCAGGAAATGAAATTGAAAAAGGATTCATTAAAAGCCCGTGCTGAATCTGCCAAAACTCGCACAAAAATGAATCGCACGATGTCTTCAATTGGTAGTGACGAGTCCAAGGCTGGTTTTGAGCGTATGGAAGAAAAAGTTATGCGTTTTGAAGCAGAAGCAGAAACAAGTGATGATTTATCACGTGAAAGCCGCTCACTTGATGATGAGTTTGAGGACTTAGAGGATAGCAGTGTAGACGATGAACTAGCTGCATTAAAAAAGAAAATGGGTAAAGAATAA
- a CDS encoding DUF4247 domain-containing protein: protein MKKWSVLMCLLFIMFIAAGCSSPFSSDRGIPEEVHITADNIPEEPSKAEIIDKIKNNSSNEIDDIIEANFSLMDVVSVDSNKAEIYATRRFELSELSSVLSDTIEPEKVSEVIDNQQILVYPDYFVTLKISPDDNDALIIEVAGDEFVRRNYAPSFLQTYFAYRLLDSFLGVNDWGRRRSRECGSGNCYGGYTGKGYYPNGTPSRGNTSFRGGGPGAGK, encoded by the coding sequence GTGAAAAAATGGAGTGTATTAATGTGTTTACTATTCATCATGTTTATTGCTGCAGGATGTTCATCCCCATTTTCAAGTGACAGAGGAATACCTGAAGAAGTACATATTACCGCTGATAATATTCCAGAAGAACCAAGTAAAGCCGAAATTATTGATAAGATAAAAAATAACTCCAGTAATGAAATTGACGATATTATCGAAGCGAACTTTTCATTAATGGACGTGGTTTCAGTTGATTCAAACAAAGCTGAAATATACGCAACTAGGCGTTTTGAATTAAGTGAATTATCATCGGTACTGTCAGACACAATTGAGCCCGAGAAAGTAAGTGAAGTGATAGATAACCAGCAGATTTTGGTTTATCCAGATTATTTTGTCACGCTGAAAATAAGTCCTGACGACAATGATGCCTTAATAATTGAAGTAGCGGGTGATGAATTTGTACGGCGAAATTATGCCCCAAGCTTTCTGCAAACATATTTTGCATACCGACTGTTAGACAGTTTTCTTGGCGTAAATGACTGGGGAAGACGACGATCTAGGGAATGTGGATCAGGAAATTGTTATGGAGGATATACTGGAAAGGGCTACTATCCAAATGGAACACCAAGTCGCGGGAACACGTCATTTAGAGGCGGCGGACCTGGTGCAGGAAAATAA
- a CDS encoding DUF350 domain-containing protein, giving the protein MGPFIATLVYFVISVVIVLIGLFIFEIMTQKYKDFEAVKEGNVAVAMSIAGKIIGICIILAFAIYNSSVIYETLIWGIYGVILQMISYLLFDLFTRRFSVEEQLAKNNIAVGILSMGVSIGIAFVIGASIT; this is encoded by the coding sequence ATGGGACCATTTATAGCAACACTTGTTTATTTTGTAATATCAGTGGTAATCGTACTGATTGGGTTATTTATTTTCGAAATTATGACACAGAAATATAAAGATTTTGAGGCAGTTAAGGAAGGGAACGTAGCGGTTGCGATGTCAATTGCTGGGAAGATTATCGGGATATGTATCATCTTAGCTTTTGCCATCTACAACAGCTCTGTAATTTATGAAACGTTGATTTGGGGTATCTATGGTGTTATTTTACAAATGATTTCCTATTTGTTGTTTGATTTGTTTACCAGAAGATTTTCAGTGGAGGAACAGCTAGCCAAAAACAATATAGCTGTTGGTATATTGTCGATGGGGGTATCAATTGGTATAGCATTTGTAATTGGAGCATCAATTACATAG
- a CDS encoding polyamine aminopropyltransferase, whose protein sequence is MEDLAVKKSKTIYWASGIVSICGIIFEVLFGALGSYILGDGVKQYTLTISLFLTGMGIGAYLSEKVMKNLILTFIWIEFGIALIGGFSSFTMFGITAFSPSGTDAFYLYFVTLLIGGLTGIELPILIRKANEIGEKLNRSTARVLFSDYAGGLIGGLLFVFLLRPQFGMVKSAFVVGCVNLAVAFTVLWLFRKEIKNFATHTTFGIIIAILLIAGVLFGEAMAFTFEQKLYKDPIVYMEQSAYQKIILTQDQGDTRLYLDGSLQFSSTDEYRYHEVLVHPTMAQAKSHGNVLILGGGDGIAAKEILQYDDVKSITLVDLDPAVTKLAKTNRQLVQLNEGSLHNNKVDIIHKDAFQYLKNTNTWYDVIFVDLPDPNNESLNKLYTKEFYSLIRNHLSPGGATMIQSTSPVFATKVYWTISKTIESTGLHTENLHVDVPSFGNWGFVMASRDEINIEDLSIGVETEFLTEDMLLSLTQFGKDEDRMISNEKGEKFTLKPNTLIDPNLIQLYEHAWKNY, encoded by the coding sequence ATGGAGGATCTAGCGGTTAAGAAAAGTAAAACGATTTACTGGGCATCAGGCATTGTATCAATTTGCGGTATAATTTTTGAGGTGTTGTTTGGAGCACTTGGTTCATACATATTGGGTGACGGGGTCAAGCAATATACATTAACTATTTCCCTGTTTTTAACTGGAATGGGGATTGGAGCCTACTTAAGTGAAAAGGTAATGAAGAATTTGATTTTGACTTTTATCTGGATTGAATTTGGTATTGCCCTTATTGGTGGATTTTCAAGCTTTACGATGTTTGGAATTACGGCATTCTCTCCAAGTGGTACTGATGCATTTTATTTATATTTCGTTACTTTGCTGATCGGGGGCTTAACTGGTATCGAGCTGCCAATATTAATCCGCAAAGCTAACGAAATTGGAGAAAAGTTAAATAGAAGTACAGCACGTGTGCTGTTTTCTGACTATGCTGGCGGATTAATTGGTGGTTTATTATTTGTATTTTTATTGCGTCCGCAATTTGGCATGGTAAAATCTGCTTTCGTTGTTGGCTGCGTGAATCTGGCGGTTGCTTTTACGGTCCTGTGGTTATTTCGAAAGGAAATTAAAAACTTTGCCACACATACGACATTCGGAATAATCATTGCGATATTATTAATTGCTGGTGTATTGTTTGGTGAGGCAATGGCATTTACTTTTGAGCAAAAACTTTATAAAGATCCGATTGTATATATGGAACAAAGTGCTTACCAAAAAATAATTCTAACCCAAGATCAGGGAGATACAAGGCTTTATTTGGATGGCTCCCTGCAATTTAGTTCTACTGATGAGTACCGTTACCATGAAGTGCTTGTTCATCCAACTATGGCGCAGGCAAAATCACATGGTAATGTATTAATTCTTGGCGGTGGTGATGGTATTGCTGCGAAGGAAATATTGCAATATGATGATGTTAAATCTATTACACTTGTAGATTTAGATCCCGCTGTAACAAAGCTAGCAAAAACAAACCGGCAGCTAGTACAGCTTAATGAAGGATCGCTGCATAATAACAAGGTCGATATTATTCACAAAGATGCCTTTCAGTATCTTAAGAACACCAACACGTGGTATGACGTTATCTTCGTGGATTTACCAGACCCGAACAATGAAAGCTTAAACAAGCTGTACACAAAAGAGTTTTACTCACTTATTCGGAACCATTTAAGTCCGGGCGGTGCAACGATGATTCAATCGACAAGTCCTGTATTCGCAACAAAGGTATACTGGACGATATCAAAAACGATAGAATCAACGGGGTTACATACCGAGAACTTACATGTGGATGTTCCAAGCTTTGGTAATTGGGGGTTTGTGATGGCAAGCCGGGATGAAATTAACATTGAAGATCTCTCAATTGGTGTAGAAACAGAGTTTTTAACGGAAGATATGCTGTTAAGTTTAACACAATTTGGAAAAGATGAAGACAGAATGATAAGCAATGAAAAAGGAGAAAAATTTACTCTTAAACCGAACACCTTAATTGACCCAAATTTAATTCAATTGTATGAACATGCATGGAAGAATTATTAA
- a CDS encoding metal-dependent hydrolase, whose protein sequence is MKLSYHGHSVVKVETDTHTILIDPFISGNEACDLDPSTVKADVILLTHGHNDHVGDTFEIAKNNDSLVVAPNELAGYLESKGLNAHPMHIGGAHQFDFGKVKFTQAFHGSAFTEDDGTMIYTGMPAGILLTVKGKTIYHVGDTGLFSDLKLIGEMNEIDVAFVPIGDNFTMGPEDALIAADWIKAKTVVPVHYNTFPVIEQDPEDFASKVKTGKGKTMAVGETLEV, encoded by the coding sequence TTGAAATTATCTTATCATGGACATTCAGTTGTTAAAGTAGAGACAGATACACATACGATTTTAATCGATCCATTTATTTCAGGAAATGAAGCTTGCGATTTGGATCCCAGTACAGTGAAAGCTGATGTGATTTTATTGACACATGGCCATAACGACCATGTAGGGGATACATTTGAAATTGCCAAAAATAATGATTCATTAGTTGTGGCCCCAAATGAGCTTGCTGGATATTTGGAATCAAAGGGCTTAAACGCACACCCAATGCATATTGGAGGCGCCCATCAATTTGATTTTGGAAAAGTGAAATTCACCCAGGCTTTTCACGGATCTGCCTTTACTGAAGATGACGGAACAATGATATACACTGGAATGCCAGCTGGAATATTACTAACAGTAAAAGGTAAGACCATTTATCATGTTGGTGATACTGGTCTATTTTCTGACTTAAAATTAATCGGTGAAATGAATGAAATAGATGTTGCATTTGTACCAATCGGAGATAATTTCACCATGGGACCTGAAGATGCATTAATAGCAGCAGATTGGATAAAAGCTAAAACGGTTGTCCCGGTACATTACAATACTTTTCCAGTTATTGAACAAGATCCGGAAGACTTTGCTTCTAAAGTTAAAACTGGAAAAGGAAAGACAATGGCTGTTGGTGAAACTTTGGAAGTATAA
- a CDS encoding type II secretion system protein translates to MQDGRLSNNNGFTLIEIIASIAILGMVIVVLLPFFPQLADWTASTDNQLVASNLLNGAVHNVTNHEDVLVNYLNSASVPACTADAMQIPESILGNAVTYKVNGKQFSLALSVCQSTDEVNLGLYRTHIQLYSDTSPETMLSDTYIYLVGGAHE, encoded by the coding sequence ATGCAAGATGGCAGACTATCAAATAATAATGGGTTCACCCTTATCGAAATTATAGCATCAATTGCTATTTTAGGAATGGTTATTGTGGTATTATTACCGTTTTTCCCACAATTAGCGGACTGGACAGCATCGACCGATAATCAGCTGGTCGCCAGTAATTTGCTGAATGGGGCCGTGCATAATGTTACAAATCATGAAGACGTTCTGGTTAATTACCTTAACAGTGCCTCTGTCCCCGCCTGCACAGCCGATGCAATGCAGATTCCTGAATCTATTCTTGGTAACGCTGTAACCTACAAGGTAAATGGAAAACAATTTTCACTTGCCTTAAGTGTTTGTCAATCAACTGACGAGGTCAATCTGGGATTATATCGTACGCACATACAATTATATTCGGATACCAGCCCGGAAACGATGTTAAGTGATACATATATTTATTTAGTTGGTGGTGCACATGAATAG
- a CDS encoding GspE/PulE family protein — MVTRRRLGDLLHDAGLVTTGQINETLEKKKVDQKLGDALLERGLITERQLIEVLEFQLGIPFVSLYQYPIEQHVLGYVPKELAQRNFIMPLKMQDGALLLAMKDPMDYYIIDDLEIATGFRVSPVIAAKDDILFAINKYYFKKDPEMTLEPNAANDEAPVIRLLDQLLYTAIQLKASDIHIDPQERKVIVRYRIDGRLKTENIISKQMQNPLIARIKILANLNITETRLPQDGQIKTNVGLSPVDLRISCLPTVFGEKIVVRILDLNNTLMQLSELNFSERNLKKYKKLITQPAGLVLLTGPTGSGKTSTLYASINQLNQENVNIITVEDPVEYQLEGINQVQVNSTIGLTFAHGLRSILRQDPNIIMVGEIRDQETAEAAIRASLTGHLVFSTLHTNSAVDTIPRLIDMGIEPYLVVSSISGIVAQRLVRKICRDCITKREPTVMEKEIFADNGVQPGSLYFGKGCSSCHQQGYRGRLAVQELLVVDETIKCMLLQNKSMAEIRAYAKKQGISFLIQDGLEKMKHGLTTMEEIMQVSINI; from the coding sequence GTGGTTACGCGAAGACGTTTAGGAGATTTATTACACGATGCTGGACTTGTTACCACCGGTCAAATAAATGAAACTTTGGAGAAGAAGAAGGTTGACCAAAAGCTTGGGGACGCATTGTTGGAACGCGGACTAATTACAGAACGGCAGCTTATTGAAGTTCTGGAATTTCAGCTTGGAATCCCCTTTGTTTCGCTATATCAATATCCAATCGAACAGCATGTACTCGGATATGTCCCGAAAGAATTAGCGCAACGAAATTTTATTATGCCATTGAAAATGCAGGATGGCGCATTACTTCTCGCCATGAAGGATCCCATGGATTATTATATAATTGATGATTTGGAAATAGCAACTGGCTTCAGAGTTTCTCCAGTAATTGCGGCAAAGGATGACATTTTGTTTGCCATTAATAAATATTATTTCAAAAAAGATCCTGAAATGACTTTGGAACCAAATGCTGCGAATGATGAAGCGCCTGTGATTCGACTGTTGGATCAGTTGCTGTATACGGCAATACAGTTAAAAGCTAGTGATATACATATTGATCCCCAGGAAAGGAAAGTTATTGTCCGCTACCGGATTGATGGACGACTGAAAACAGAAAATATAATTTCAAAACAAATGCAAAATCCCTTAATAGCACGGATAAAAATATTAGCAAATTTGAATATCACAGAAACAAGACTCCCACAGGATGGCCAAATTAAAACGAATGTCGGACTATCGCCAGTGGATTTACGAATATCCTGCCTGCCAACTGTATTTGGCGAGAAGATTGTGGTCCGTATTTTGGATTTGAATAATACACTGATGCAGTTAAGTGAACTAAACTTCTCTGAGCGTAATTTGAAAAAATATAAAAAGCTGATTACACAGCCAGCGGGCCTTGTGTTACTGACAGGTCCAACAGGATCTGGAAAAACGTCGACATTATATGCATCAATCAATCAACTTAATCAGGAAAATGTAAATATCATAACAGTTGAGGATCCGGTTGAATACCAATTGGAGGGAATTAACCAGGTCCAAGTCAATAGTACCATCGGTCTTACATTTGCCCACGGCTTGCGTTCGATTTTACGCCAAGACCCGAATATTATTATGGTTGGAGAAATCCGCGATCAGGAAACAGCCGAAGCCGCCATCCGTGCCTCTTTAACAGGCCACCTTGTTTTCAGTACTTTGCATACAAACAGTGCGGTCGATACGATACCGCGGTTAATTGATATGGGGATAGAACCTTATTTGGTTGTTTCTTCGATATCCGGTATTGTAGCCCAGCGGCTGGTTCGTAAAATATGCCGTGATTGTATCACAAAACGGGAACCAACTGTTATGGAGAAAGAAATCTTTGCCGATAATGGCGTTCAGCCGGGCAGTTTATATTTTGGAAAAGGCTGCAGCAGCTGTCATCAACAAGGTTATCGGGGGAGACTAGCTGTACAGGAATTGCTGGTAGTTGACGAAACAATAAAATGCATGCTGCTGCAAAATAAATCGATGGCAGAAATACGTGCCTATGCAAAGAAACAGGGAATTTCATTTTTAATACAGGATGGGCTTGAAAAAATGAAACATGGCTTAACGACAATGGAAGAAATTATGCAAGTTTCGATAAATATTTAG